A region from the Peromyscus maniculatus bairdii isolate BWxNUB_F1_BW_parent chromosome 5, HU_Pman_BW_mat_3.1, whole genome shotgun sequence genome encodes:
- the LOC102914841 gene encoding putative vomeronasal receptor-like protein 4, whose product MKMIWRDLIQRLIFISLTGLGVLGNIILFVRHVYTFMGPQRKNVDVMLIHLAFVNTIIIHCIGVRDIATIFYFRNFLGDIGCKTIIYLERVACGLSICTTCLLRVVQAVTISPRTILCRKFKPQTAWQVLLFLLLFWIFNALISSNLLHYITAASSTNRSGVGMCTGYCCMLPSTHTVRWLFLSLMALRDVIFQSLMGWSSGSMALHLYKHHVRVLYLRSSRFANDSRPDIRAAHSVLTLMVCFLLFYWADFIFSFYTGSTVTHDSTILNMKAFLVLSCAGLSPFVLIIRDVRVAKHCRVP is encoded by the coding sequence ATGAAGATGATCTGGAGAGACCTCATCCAGAGactaattttcatttcacttACTGGACTTGGAGTTTTAGGGAACATCATCTTATTTGTGAGACATGTGTATACTTTCATGGGTCCTCAGAGAAAAAATGTAGATGTTATGCTCATTCACTTGGCTTTTGTTAACACAATCATTATTCATTGCATAGGGGTCAGAGACATAGCCAcaattttttatttcagaaacttcCTAGGTGACATTGGTTGTAAAACTATAATTTACCTAGAAAGGGTTGCCTGTGGCCTCTCCATCTGCACCACCTGTCTCCTCAGAGTGGTCCAGGCTGTCACCATCAGTCCCAGGACAATCCTTTGCAGAAAGTTCAAACCACAGACTGCATGGCaagttcttctctttctcctcctcttttggaTCTTTAATGCCCTGATAAGCTCCAACTTGCTTCACTATATCACAGCAGCCAGCAGCACAAACAGGTCTGGAGTCGGGATGTGTACCGGGTATTGCTGCATGCTGccatccacacacacagtgaggtggcttttcctctctctcatggCTCTTCGTGATGTCATTTTCCAGAGTCTCATGGGCTGGAGCAGTGGGTCTATGGCTCTCCATCTGTATAAACATCACGTACGTGTCCTGTACCTTCGCAGTTCCAGGTTTGCAAATGATTCCAGGCCAGACATCAGAGCTGCCCATAGTGTTCTCACTCTCATGgtctgtttccttttattttactgggcagatttcattttctccttctacacaggctccacagtgacacacgaTTCCACAATACTCAATATGAAAGCATTTTTAGTACTTAGTTGTGCTGGCCTCAGTCCCTTTGTCCTGATCATCAGGGACGTCCGTGTTGCTAAGCACTGCCGTGTCCCCTGA
- the LOC143273530 gene encoding LOW QUALITY PROTEIN: protein furry homolog (The sequence of the model RefSeq protein was modified relative to this genomic sequence to represent the inferred CDS: inserted 2 bases in 2 codons; deleted 1 base in 1 codon; substituted 1 base at 1 genomic stop codon), whose product MIGRVRGKQGERTTDHAAHQCGPRQQTRRVRPQEFVNFTTQAERKIRIIMAEPLEKPLTKSLQRGEDPQFDQYCLPSILRTQFDWYKRQNGIQDESHEYRPRMSNKSKSDEQQRDYLMERRDLAIDFIFSLVLIEVLKQIPLHPVIDSLIHDIINLAFKHFKYKEGYLGPNTGNMHIVADLYAEVIGVLAQAKFPAVKKKFMAELKEQRHKEQSPYVVQSIISLIMGMKFFRIKMYPVEDFEASLQFMQEYAHCFLEVKDKDVKHALAGLFVEILVPVAAAVKNEVNVPCLRNFVESLYDTTLELSSRKKHSLALYPLVTCLLCVSQKQLFLNRWHVFLNNCLSNLKNKDPKMARVALESLYRLLWVYMIRIKCESNTATQSRLITITTTLFPKGSRGVVPRDMPLNIFVKIIQFIAQERLDFAMKEIIFDFLCVGKAAKASFSLNPERMSIGLRAFLVIADSLQQKDGEPPMPVTGAVLPSGNTLRVKKTYLSKTLTEEEAKMIGMSLYYSQVCKAVGNILRHLDKGVGRCMMLTNVQMLNKEPEDMITGERKPKILLFRTCVAAIPRLLPDGMSKLELIDLLARLSIHMDDELRHIAQNSLQGLLVDFCDWREEVLFGFTNFLLREVNDMHHTLLDSSLKLLLQLLTQWKLVIQTQGRGYEQASKIRNSALIPNGSSHRMPSERGPHCSVLHAVEGFALVLLCSFQVATRKLSVLILKEIRALFHALGQPEDDDRPMIDVMDQLSSSILESFIHVAVSDSATLPLTHNVDLQWLVEWNAVLVNSHYDVKSPSHVWIFAQSVNDPWVLCLFSFLCQENLPKHCPTALSYAWPYAFTRLQSVMPLVDPNSPINDKKTSTAGSGDNYVTLWRNYLILCFGAAKPSIMSPGHLRVSTPEIMATTPDGTVSYDNKAIGTPSVGVLLKQLVPLMRLESIEITELLVLGFGRTNSLVFRELVEELHPLMKEALERRPENKKRQERRDLLRLQLLRIFELLADAGVISDSTNGALERDTLALGELFLEYVDLTRMLLEAENDKEVEILKDIRAHFSAMVANLIQCVPVHHRRFLFPQQSLRHHLFILFSQWAGPFSIMFTPLDQYSDRNHQITRHQYCALKAMSAVLCCGPVFDNVGLSPDGYLYKWLDNILACQDLRVHQLGCEVVILLLELNPDQINLFNWAIDRCYTGSYQLASGCFKAIATVCGNRNYPVDIVTLLNLVLFKASDTNREIYEVSMQLMQILEAKLFVHSKKVAEQRPGSILYGTHGPLPPLYSVSLALLSCELARMYPELTLPLFSEVSQRFPTTHPNGRQIMLTYLLPWLHNIELVGSRLLLPGSSPSSPEDEVKDREGEVTTSHGLKGNGWGSPEATSPVLNNLMYMTAKYGDEVPGPEMENAWNALANNEKWSNNLRITLQFLISLCGVSSDTVLLPYIKKVAIYLCRNNTIQTIKELLFELQQTEPVNPIVQHCDNPPFYRFTASSKASAAASGTTPSSNTVVAGQDSFPDPEESKILKESDDRFSNVIXAHTRLESRYSNSSGGSYDEDKNDPISPYMSWLLTITEAKQPQPLPMPCTGGCWAPLVDYLPETITPRGPLHRCNIAVIFMTEMVVDXSVREDWALHPPLLLHAVFLGLDHYRPEVFEHSKKLHLLIALSCNSNFLAVAXVLLQTREMGEAKTLTMQPAYQPEYLYTGGFDFLREDQWSPVPDSGLSSSSTSSSINLGGSSGNLPQMTQEVEDVDTAAETDEKANKLIEFLTTRAFGPLWCHEDITPKNQNSKSAEQLSNFLRHVVSVFKDSKSGFHQEQHLSEVALQTALVSSSRHYTGRSFQIFQALKKPLSAHALSDLLSRLLEVIGEHGDEIQGYVMEALLTLEAAVDNLSDCLKNSDLFTVLSRSSSPDLNSSSKLTASRKSTGQLNVNPGTPSGNTTTAEWSRHQRSFSVPKKFGVVDRSSDPPRSATLDRIQACTQQGLSSKTRSNSSLKDSLTDPSHVNHPTNLLATIFWVMVALMESDFEFEYLMALRLLNRLLAHMPLDKAENREKLEKLQGQLRWADFSGLQQLLLKGLTSLTTTDLTLQLFSLLTPVSKVPMVDSSQAIGKASIAHPCSPDGGCIQP is encoded by the exons ATGATCGGCAGAGTGCGGGGGAAGCAG GGAGAAAGGACCACCGACCATGCTGCCCATCAATGTGGACCCAGACAGCAAACCAGGAGAGTACGTCCTCAAGAGTTTGTCAACTTCACCACTCAGGCAGAGCGGAAGATTCGCATCATTATGGCAGAGCCTCTGGAAAAACCACTGACAAAATCTCTGCAGCGTGGAGAAGACCCCCAGTTTGATCAG TACTGCCTGCCTTCCATCCTGCGGACGCAGTTTGATTGGTACAAGAGGCAAAATGGCATCCAGGACGAATCACACGAATACAGACCGAGAATGAGCAATAAGTCCAAAAGTGATGAACAGCAGCGAGACTATTTAATGGAAAGACGGGACCTCGccattgactttattttttcattagtgTTAATAGAAGTTTTGAAACAGATTCCCCTTCATCCTGTAATAGACAGCTTAATACATGATATTATCAACCTGGCTTTCAAACACTTTAAATACAAAGAAGGGTACCTGGGTCCCAACACTGGCAATATGCATATTGTGGCGGATCTGTATGCAGAGGTCATCGGAGTACTGGCCCAAGCCAAGTTCCCAGCTGTCAAGAAGAAGTTCATGGCAGAGTTGAAGGAGCAGCGGCACAAAGAACAGAGCCCCTACGTGGTGCAGAGCATCATCAGCTTGATCATGGGGATGAAATTCTTCAGGATTAAGATGTACCCCGTGGAGGACTTCGAGGCGTCCCTCCAATTTATGCAGGAATATGCCCATTGTTTTCTGGAGGTTAAAGACAAGGACGTCAAGCATGCCTTGGCTGGGCTCTTTGTGGAAATCCTCGTCCCCGTGGCTGCTGCTGTGAAAAATGAAGTCAACGTCCCCTGCCTCAGGAACTTCGTGGAGAGCCTCTACGACACCACGTTGGAACTTTCCTCTCGGAAAAAGCATTCCCTGGCCTTATACCCCCTGGTGACCTGTCTTCTCTGTGTCAGTCAGAAGCAGCTGTTCCTGAACAGATGGCACGTTTTCCTCAACAACTGCTTGTCCAATCTCAAGAACAAAGACCCCAAAATGGCTCGAGTTGCCTTGGAATCTCTCTACAGATTACTCTGGGTTTACATGATTCGAATCAAATGTGAAAGCAACACTGCAACTCAGAGCCGACTCATAACCATCACCACCACGCTTTTCCCCAAAGGGTCCCGCGGCGTGGTGCCCAGGGATATGCCTCTGAATATCTTTGTGAAGATTATCCAGTTCATTGCCCAGGAGCGTCTGGACTTTGCAATGAAGGAAATCATTTTTGACTTTCTTTGCGTGGGAAAAGCAGCCAAGGCT TCTTTCAGTCTCAACCCAGAGAGAATGAGCATCGGTTTGCGGGCGTTCTTGGTGATTGCTGACAGCTTACAACAAAAGGATGGTGAGCCGCCCATGCCGGTCACAGGAGCTGTGCTCCCGTCGGGAAACACCCTGAGAGTAAAGAAAACGTATTTGAGTAAGACGCTGACTGAGGAGGAAGCCAAAATGATAGGAATGTCCTTGTATTACTCCCAAGTCTGCAAGGCCGTAGGCAACATCCTAAGGCACCTTGATAAAGGAGTGGGACGATGTATGATGCTGACCAATGTCCAGATGCTGAACAAAGAGCCAGAAGACATGATCACGGGTGAAAGAAAGCCAAAAATCCTTCTCTTCAGGACCTGCGTCGCTGCAATTCCTCGACTGCTGCCCGATGGGATGTCCAAACTTGAACTTATTGACTTGCTGGCCAGGCTCTCCATTCACATGGACGACGAGCTGCGGCACATCGCACAGAACTCTCTTCAGGGACTGCTGGTTGACTTCTGCGACTGGCGGGAAGAAGTGCTCTTCGGTTTCACTAACTTCCTGCTCCGGGAAGTCAACGACATGCATCACACCCTCCTCGATTCCTCCCTCAAgctgctcctgcagctgctcaccCAGTGGAAACTGGTTATCCAAACGCAAGGAAGAGGCTACGAACAAGCCAGCAAGATCAGAAACTCAGCGCTCATTCCCAACGGCTCCAGCCACAGGATGCCGTCGGAGCGTGGTCCCCACTGCAGCGTCCTCCACGCTGTGGAAGGCTTTGCTCTTGTCCTGCTCTGCAGCTTCCAGGTGGCCACGCGCAAACTGTCCGTGCTGATACTCAAGGAGATCCGAGCTCTCTTCCATGCCCTGGGTCAGCCTGAGGACGATGACAGGCCGATGATTGATGTCATGGATCAACTAAGTTCTTCCATTCTTGAAAGTTTCATTCATGTGGCAGTTTCAGATTCGGCAACACTACCACTTACCCACAACGTGGATCTACAGTGGCTGGTGGAATGGAATGCCGTCCTGGTGAACAGCCATTACGACGTGAAGAGCCCTTCCCACGTCTGGATCTTCGCACAGTCTGTCAATGACCCCTGggtcctctgcctcttcagcTTCCTGTGCCAGGAGAACTTGCCAAAACACTGCCCCACGGCCCTGAGCTATGCCTGGCCTTACGCCTTCACCCGGCTGCAGTCCGTGATGCCGCTGGTGGACCCAAACAGCCCAATCAATGACAAGAAAACCAGCACCGCGGGCAGCGGAGACAACTACGTTACCTTGTGGAGAAATTACCTCATTCTCTGTTTTGGAGCTGCCAAACCCAGTATTATGAGCCCAGGACACTTACGAGTGTCCACTCCAGAGATCATGGCCACGACCCCCGATGGTACAGTGAGCTACGATAACAAGGCCATCGGCACACCGTCAGTGGGCGTCCTGCTGAAGCAATTGGTGCCTTTGATGAGGCTGGAGAGCATCGAGATCACAGAGTTGCTTGTTCTAGGATTTGGAAGAACAAATTCCCTTGTTTTCAGAGAACTGGTCGAAGAACTCCATCCGTTAATGAAAGAGGCTCTGgagaggaggccagagaacaagaaACGCCAAGAACGGAGAGACCTgctgaggctgcagctgctgcggATATTCGAACTTCTGGCAGACGCTGGGGTGATAAGTGACAGCACCAACGGAGCCCTGGAGCGGGACACCTTGGCCCTCGGAGAGCTGTTCTTGGAGTACGTGGACTTGACCCGCATGCTCTTAGAAGCTGAAAATGACAAAGAAGTTGAAATTCTTAAAGACATCCGAGCGCATTTTAGCGCCATGGTTGCCAACTTGATTCAATGTGTCCCAGTTCACCACAGGAGATTTCTCTTCCCCCAGCAAAGCCTGAGGCACCACCTCTTCATCTTGTTCAGCCAGTGGGCAGGCCCCTTCAGCATCATGTTTACACCTCTGGATCAGTACAGTGACAGGAACCACCAGATCACGAGACACCAGTACTGTGCCTTAAAGGCCATGTCAGCCGTGCTATGCTGTGGCCCTGTTTTTGACAATGTCGGCCTCTCTCCGGATGGCTATCTGTATAAGTGGCTCGACAATATTCTGGCCTGTCAGGATTTACGAGTTCATCAGCTTGGCTGTGAAGTTGTCATCTTGCTACTGGAACTTAATCCtgaccaaataaaccttttcaacTGGGCCATCGACCGATGCTACACAGGTTCCTATCAGCTTGCGTCCGGCTGCTTCAAAGCCATAGCGACTGTGTGTGGAAACAGGAACTATCCCGTTGACATAGTGACCCTGCTGAACCTTGTTCTCTTCAAGGCCTCTGACACCAACAGAGAGATTTACGAAGTCTCCATGCAGCTCATGCAGATCCTTGAAGCCAAGCTGTTTGTGCACTCCAAGAAAGTGGCCGAGCAAAGACCTGGCAGCATTCTGTATGGAACGCACGGGCCGCTGCCTCCTCTCTACAGCGTGTCTCTAGCCCTCCTGTCCTGTGAACTGGCCCGGATGTACCCGGAGCTCACTCTTCCCCTCTTCTCAGAGGTGAGCCAGAGATTCCCCACGACACACCCAAATGGACGACAGATCATGCTCACCTACCTCCTGCCATGGCTACATAACATTGAACTGGTGGGCAGCCGACTCCTACTCCCAGGGTCAAGTCCCAGCAGCCCTGAGGATGAGGTCAAGGACCGGGAAGGAGAAGTGACCACCTCTCATGGGCTAAAAGGGAATGGCTGGGGCTCTCCAGAGGCCACGTCACCGGTCCTGAATAACCTCATGTACATGACAGCCAAGTATGGCGATGAAGTCCCAGGACCAGAAATGGAAAATGCTTGGAATGCGCTGGCCAACAACGAGAAATGGAGTAACAACCTGAGAATCACGCTCCAGTTCCTCATCAGTCTGTGCGGGGTCAGCAGCGACACCGTCCTCCTGCCCTATATCAAAAAGGTGGCAATATACTTGTGCCGGAACAACACCATCCagacaataaaagaacttctctTTGAGCTGCAGCAGACGGAGCCAGTGAACCCCATCGTCCAGCACTGTGACAATCCACCTTTCTATAGATTCACAGCCAGCAGCAAGGCCTCAGCTGCTGCTTCAGGAACCACCCCAAGCAGTAACACCGTAGTCGCGGGTCAAGACAGTTTCCCAGACCCCGAGGAGAGCAAGATCCTGAAAGAGTCTGATGACAGGTTTAGCAATGTGATCTGAGCCCACACTCGCCTGGAGTCAAGATACAGCAACAGCTCTGGAGGGTCGTATGATGAAGATAAAAATGATCCAATCTCTCCCTACATGAGCTGGTTGTTAACTATTACAGAGGCCAAGCAGCCACAGCCCTTACCCATGCCATGCACTGGAGGATGCTGGGCCCCCTTGGTCGACTACCTCCCAGAGACCATCACTCCACGCGGGCCACTGCACAGGTGCAATATTGCTGTGATCTTTATGACTGAGATGGTGGTGG ACAGTGTGAGAGAAGACTGGGCTCTTCATCCTCCACTGTTACTTCACGCCGTCTTCTTAGGTTTGGACCATTATCGGCCTGAAGTCTTCGAGCACAGCAAAAAGCTTCACCTCCTCATCGCCCTCTCTTGTAACAGCAACTTTCTCGCCGTTG TTGTACTACTGCAGACCCGGGAGATGGGGGAAGCCAAGACACTGACCATGCAGCCAGCCTACCAGCCCGAATATCTCTACACAGGTGGCTTTGACTTCCTGAGAGAGGACCAGTGGTCCCCAGTGCCAGACTCCGGCCTGAGCTCCAGTTCCACGTCCTCCAGCATCAATCTAGGCGGTAGCAGCGGGAACCTCCCGCAGATGACCCAGGAGGTAGAAGATGTGGACACAGCTGCAGAAACAGATGAGAAGGCCAACAAGCTCATTGAGTTTCTGACCACCAGGGCATTCGGTCCACTTTGGTGCCACGAAGACATCACACCCAAAAACCAGAACTCGAAGAGCGCGGAGCAGCTTTCTAATTTCCTACGTCATGTTGTATCTGTATTTAAAGACTCCAAATCAGGCTTCCATCAGGAGCAGCATTTGAGTGAGGTCGCCCTGCAGACAGCCCTAGTGAGCTCGTCCCGGCACTACACAGGCCGATCCTTCCAGATCTTCCAGGCCCTCAAGAAACCCCTGTCAGCGCATGCGTTGTCTGACCTCCTGTCGAGATTGTTGGAGGTGATTGGGGAGCACGGTGATGAGATCCAGGGTTATGTGATGGAAGCGCTCCTGACCTTGGAAGCTGCCGTTGACAACTTGTCCGACTGCCTGAAGAACAGTGACCTCTTCACAGTGTTATCTCGTTCTTCTTCACCAGATCTGAACTCCAGCAGCAAACTGACGGCGAGCAGGAAGAGCACTGGTCAGCTGAACGTCAACCCCGGGACTCCCAGCGGCAATACCACAACTGCAGAGTGGAGCCGGCACCAAAGGAGCTTCTCGGTGCCCAAGAAGTTTGGTGTGGTTGACCGATCCTCCGACCCGCCTCGAAGCGCCACGCTGGACAGAATCCAAGCTTGTACCCAACAAGGTCTTTCCTCAAAAACCAGAAGCAATTCCTCCCTGAAGGACAGTCTCACAGACCCGTCCCACGTGAACCATCCCACCAACCTGCTGGCCACCATCTTCTGGGTCATGGTGGCCCTGATGGAGTCCGACTTTGAGTTTGAATACCTCATGGCCTTGAGGCTCTTGAACCGACTGCTGGCCCATATGCCGCTGGATAAAGCTGAGAACCGAGAAAAGCTGGAGAAACTCCAAGGGCAGCTCCGGTGGGCTGACTTCTCGGGCTTACAGCAGCTGCTCCTGAAGGGCCTCACCTCTCTCACCACCACAGACCTGACCCTGCAGCTTTTCAGCTTGCTGACGCCAGTGTCCAAAGTGCCCATGGTGGACTCATCCCAAGCCATCGGTAAGGCCAGCATCGCACATCCTTGTAGCCCTGATGGTGGCTGCATTCAGCCTTAG